One window of the Salvia splendens isolate huo1 chromosome 1, SspV2, whole genome shotgun sequence genome contains the following:
- the LOC121808770 gene encoding type IV inositol polyphosphate 5-phosphatase 7-like isoform X1 has protein sequence MKDGNSKKSKLSWSKKLIRKWFNIKSKSEEFQADEAVYGGGDAEWRNSFSEREPSTVKKIKTEKSAKNIERSFSRSRSRRGRAYLDHPQIINVQNYSLFVSTWNVGGKTPPGNLNLDDWLHSAPPADIYVLGFQEIVPLNAGNILGAEDNGPAKKWLALIKRSLNNAPGLSGGSGRCTPSPVPDPVSEWNADFEGSSRHKASTFFPRRSFQTPQCWRMENDMSASQPRLDRRYSVCDRAIFGHRPSDYDPRGYRPSDCSSSQRASDYSSGPRASDYSSSRRPSDYSWGHRASDFSRLGSDEDYLPGESPSTVLYSPMSYSTNETPENGCAVPGHSRYSLVASKQMVGIYLTVWVRSELAEHVKNIKVSCVGRGLMGYLGNKGSISISMLLHQTSLCFVCSHLTSGQKEGDELRRNSDFMEILRKTRFPRVNGVNEEKAPETILEHDRIIWLGDLNYRIALPYRSAKAHIEMQNWRALLEKDQLRIEQRRGRVFDGWREGKIYFPPTYKYSHNSDRYAGDDMHPKEKRRTPAWCDRILWYGGGLQQLSYVRGESKFSDHRPVSSAFWVEIESTPSRLRRSMSCSSRVAVEELLPYSHGYTELCFF, from the exons ATGAAAGATGGAAATTCCAAGAAATCCAag CTCTCATGGTCCAAGAAACTGATCAGGAAATGGTTCAATATCAAGAGCAAAAGTGAGGAGTTTCAAGCTGATGAAGCTGTTTATGGAG GTGGTGATGCTGAATGGAGGAACAGCTTTTCAGAGAGGGAACCATCTACAGTCAAGAAAATTAAAACAG AAAAATCAGCAAAGAACATCGAACGCTCCTTTTCACGTTCCCGTTCGAGGCGTGGGAGAGCCTACCTTGATCACCCTCAGATCATAAACGTACAAAACTACAG TCTCTTTGTATCGACATGGAATGTAGGAGGAAAGACGCCACCGGGAAATTTGAACTTAGATGATTGGCTACACTCGGCACCTCCTGCTGATATATATGTGCTTGG ATTTCAAGAGATAGTTCCTCTTAATGCTGGTAACATTCTTGGTGCTGAAGACAATGGTCCTGCCAAGAAATGGCTTGCCCTTATCAAGAGATCACTAAACAATGCCCCGGGATTGAGCGGGGGCAGTGGGCGTTGCACTCCCTCGCCTGTTCCTGATCCCGTCTCTGAGTGGAATGCTGATTTTGAGGGGTCAAGCAGGCACAAGGCCTCAACTTTCTTCCCACGTCGATCATTCCAGACGCCGCAGTGCTGGAGAATGGAGAATGACATGTCTGCCTCTCAGCCTCGCCTTGATCGGAGGTACAGTGTGTGTGATAGAGCAATTTTCGGTCATAGGCCTAGCGATTATGATCCAAGGGGTTATAGGCCGAGTGACTGCTCTTCGAGCCAGAGGGCAAGTGATTACTCCTCTGGCCCTCGTGCAAGTGACTACTCGTCCAGTAGGAGGCCGAGCGACTACTCATGGGGCCATAGGGCGAGTGATTTTTCACGTTTGGGTTCTGATGAAGATTATCTGCCCGGGGAGTCGCCTAGCACAGTTTTGTATTCTCCTATGTCTTACAGCACGAACGAGACGCCAGAAAATGGATGCGCTGTTCCTGGACACTCGAGATACTCTTTAGTAGCTAGCAAGCAAATGGTTGGGATTTATCTCACTGTTTGGGTTCGTAGCGAGCTGGCAGAACATGTCAAGAACATCAAGGTCTCGTGTGTTGGCAGAGGATTGATGGGCTACCTCGGAAATAAG GGATCCATCTCGATTAGTATGTTGTTGCACCAGACGAGCCTTTGCTTCGTGTGCAGTCACTTGACCTCCGGTCAGAAAGAAGGCGATGAGCTACGACGAAATTCTGATTTCATGGAGATCTTGAGGAAAACAAGATTCCCTCGAGTCAATGGTGTCAATGAGGAGAAAGCACCCGAGACAATTCTTGAACACGA TCGAATTATCTGGCTTGGAGATCTGAACTATCGTATAGCGCTGCCTTACCGGTCTGCTAAAGCACATATCGAAATGCAAAATTGGCGAGCGTTATTGGAAAAAGACCAA CTCCGGATAGAGCAGAGACGGGGTCGTGTTTTTGATGGATGGAGAGAAGGGAAGATATATTTCCCTCCTACTTATAAATACTCACATAACTCAGATAGATATGCTGGAGACGACATGCATCCGAAAGAGAAACGAAGGACACCTGCTTG GTGTGATCGAATCTTGTGGTATGGCGGTGGGCTTCAGCAATTATCTTACGTTCGTGGGGAGTCCAAGTTTTCGGATCATAGGCCTGTTTCTAGTGCGTTTTGGGTGGAGATCGAGTCAACACCAAGCCGGCTGAGGAGAAGTATGAGCTGTTCCTCAAGAGTCGCGGTGGAGGAGCTGTTACCTTACTCACATGGTTATACAGAACTCTGCTTCTTCTGA
- the LOC121808770 gene encoding type IV inositol polyphosphate 5-phosphatase 7-like isoform X2, producing the protein MKDGNSKKSKLSWSKKLIRKWFNIKSKSEEFQADEAVYGGGDAEWRNSFSEREPSTVKKIKTEKSAKNIERSFSRSRSRRGRAYLDHPQIINVQNYSLFVSTWNVGGKTPPGNLNLDDWLHSAPPADIYVLGFQEIVPLNAGNILGAEDNGPAKKWLALIKRSLNNAPGLSGGSGRCTPSPVPDPVSEWNADFEGSSRHKASTFFPRRSFQTPQCWRMENDMSASQPRLDRRYSVCDRAIFGHRPSDYDPRGYRPSDCSSSQRASDYSSGPRASDYSSSRRPSDYSWGHRASDFSRLGSDEDYLPGESPSTVLYSPMSYSTNETPENGCAVPGHSRYSLVASKQMVGIYLTVWVRSELAEHVKNIKVSCVGRGLMGYLGNKGSISISMLLHQTSLCFVCSHLTSGQKEGDELRRNSDFMEILRKTRFPRVNGVNEEKAPETILEHDRIIWLGDLNYRIALPYRSAKAHIEMQNWRALLEKDQLRIEQRRGRVFDGWREGKIYFPPTYKYSHNSDRYAGDDMHPKEKRRTPACNYLTFVGSPSFRIIGLFLVRFGWRSSQHQAG; encoded by the exons ATGAAAGATGGAAATTCCAAGAAATCCAag CTCTCATGGTCCAAGAAACTGATCAGGAAATGGTTCAATATCAAGAGCAAAAGTGAGGAGTTTCAAGCTGATGAAGCTGTTTATGGAG GTGGTGATGCTGAATGGAGGAACAGCTTTTCAGAGAGGGAACCATCTACAGTCAAGAAAATTAAAACAG AAAAATCAGCAAAGAACATCGAACGCTCCTTTTCACGTTCCCGTTCGAGGCGTGGGAGAGCCTACCTTGATCACCCTCAGATCATAAACGTACAAAACTACAG TCTCTTTGTATCGACATGGAATGTAGGAGGAAAGACGCCACCGGGAAATTTGAACTTAGATGATTGGCTACACTCGGCACCTCCTGCTGATATATATGTGCTTGG ATTTCAAGAGATAGTTCCTCTTAATGCTGGTAACATTCTTGGTGCTGAAGACAATGGTCCTGCCAAGAAATGGCTTGCCCTTATCAAGAGATCACTAAACAATGCCCCGGGATTGAGCGGGGGCAGTGGGCGTTGCACTCCCTCGCCTGTTCCTGATCCCGTCTCTGAGTGGAATGCTGATTTTGAGGGGTCAAGCAGGCACAAGGCCTCAACTTTCTTCCCACGTCGATCATTCCAGACGCCGCAGTGCTGGAGAATGGAGAATGACATGTCTGCCTCTCAGCCTCGCCTTGATCGGAGGTACAGTGTGTGTGATAGAGCAATTTTCGGTCATAGGCCTAGCGATTATGATCCAAGGGGTTATAGGCCGAGTGACTGCTCTTCGAGCCAGAGGGCAAGTGATTACTCCTCTGGCCCTCGTGCAAGTGACTACTCGTCCAGTAGGAGGCCGAGCGACTACTCATGGGGCCATAGGGCGAGTGATTTTTCACGTTTGGGTTCTGATGAAGATTATCTGCCCGGGGAGTCGCCTAGCACAGTTTTGTATTCTCCTATGTCTTACAGCACGAACGAGACGCCAGAAAATGGATGCGCTGTTCCTGGACACTCGAGATACTCTTTAGTAGCTAGCAAGCAAATGGTTGGGATTTATCTCACTGTTTGGGTTCGTAGCGAGCTGGCAGAACATGTCAAGAACATCAAGGTCTCGTGTGTTGGCAGAGGATTGATGGGCTACCTCGGAAATAAG GGATCCATCTCGATTAGTATGTTGTTGCACCAGACGAGCCTTTGCTTCGTGTGCAGTCACTTGACCTCCGGTCAGAAAGAAGGCGATGAGCTACGACGAAATTCTGATTTCATGGAGATCTTGAGGAAAACAAGATTCCCTCGAGTCAATGGTGTCAATGAGGAGAAAGCACCCGAGACAATTCTTGAACACGA TCGAATTATCTGGCTTGGAGATCTGAACTATCGTATAGCGCTGCCTTACCGGTCTGCTAAAGCACATATCGAAATGCAAAATTGGCGAGCGTTATTGGAAAAAGACCAA CTCCGGATAGAGCAGAGACGGGGTCGTGTTTTTGATGGATGGAGAGAAGGGAAGATATATTTCCCTCCTACTTATAAATACTCACATAACTCAGATAGATATGCTGGAGACGACATGCATCCGAAAGAGAAACGAAGGACACCTGCTTG CAATTATCTTACGTTCGTGGGGAGTCCAAGTTTTCGGATCATAGGCCTGTTTCTAGTGCGTTTTGGGTGGAGATCGAGTCAACACCAAGCCGGCTGA